Proteins encoded within one genomic window of Pseudalkalibacillus sp. SCS-8:
- a CDS encoding Asp23/Gls24 family envelope stress response protein, producing the protein MSIEMKTKYGEIDISNDVIATIAGGAAIDCYGIIGMASQKQIKDGITELLGRDNFSRGIVVRQEEDEVHIDMYIIVSYGTKISEVAHNVQTKVKYTLDQMLGLSVDSVNIFVQGVRVTNP; encoded by the coding sequence ATGTCTATAGAAATGAAAACCAAGTATGGAGAAATCGATATCTCAAATGATGTCATCGCTACCATCGCAGGTGGAGCAGCAATCGACTGTTATGGTATCATCGGAATGGCATCTCAAAAGCAAATCAAAGATGGCATTACAGAGCTTCTGGGGCGAGACAACTTCAGTCGTGGAATTGTCGTACGTCAAGAAGAAGATGAAGTGCACATAGACATGTATATCATCGTCAGCTATGGAACGAAGATTTCTGAAGTAGCTCACAATGTTCAAACAAAAGTGAAGTATACGCTTGATCAAATGCTCGGATTATCAGTTGATTCCGTCAATATTTTTGTTCAAGGCGTGAGGGTGACGAACCCGTAA
- the fabG gene encoding 3-oxoacyl-[acyl-carrier-protein] reductase has product MLTGKTALVTGASRGIGRAIALELARQGASVAVNYSGSEEKARKVVEEIQENGGKAFAIQSDVASMDSVTSMIKEVISTFGSLDILVNNAGITRDNLLMRMKEEEWDAVINTNLKGVFNCTKAVTRQMMKQRSGRIINIASIVGVSGNPGQANYVAAKAGVIGLTKSTAKELSSRGITVNAVAPGFIETDMTDALEGDVKDEMLKQIPLSRLGRPEDIAAAVRFLASDEASYITGQTLHVDGGMVM; this is encoded by the coding sequence ATGCTTACTGGTAAAACTGCCTTAGTAACAGGGGCTTCAAGAGGAATCGGTCGTGCAATCGCACTTGAACTGGCCCGTCAAGGGGCTTCAGTCGCCGTCAATTACTCAGGAAGTGAAGAGAAAGCCCGAAAAGTTGTCGAAGAAATCCAGGAGAACGGAGGAAAGGCATTCGCGATCCAATCGGATGTAGCTAGCATGGACTCTGTGACTTCAATGATAAAAGAAGTCATATCTACGTTCGGCTCACTGGATATTCTTGTAAACAACGCAGGTATCACTCGTGATAATCTGTTGATGAGGATGAAAGAAGAAGAATGGGACGCGGTAATCAACACGAATCTGAAGGGTGTCTTCAATTGCACCAAAGCCGTGACTCGTCAAATGATGAAGCAGCGTTCTGGACGCATCATCAATATCGCTTCTATTGTAGGTGTATCGGGTAATCCAGGTCAGGCAAACTATGTTGCTGCAAAAGCAGGCGTAATCGGACTCACGAAATCGACAGCCAAAGAATTATCAAGTCGAGGAATCACCGTCAACGCTGTTGCACCAGGCTTCATTGAAACCGATATGACTGACGCACTTGAAGGTGACGTAAAAGATGAAATGCTGAAGCAAATTCCTCTATCAAGACTTGGACGACCTGAGGATATCGCAGCAGCCGTTAGATTCCTTGCTAGTGATGAGGCGAGTTATATTACGGGGCAGACTCTACACGTCGACGGCGGCATGGTGATGTAA
- the rpmB gene encoding 50S ribosomal protein L28 yields the protein MARKCVVTGKKTSFGNKRSHALNTTKRKWGANVQKVRILVDGKPKRVYVSARALKSGKVERV from the coding sequence ATGGCTAGAAAATGTGTTGTTACTGGTAAGAAGACAAGCTTCGGAAACAAGCGTTCTCACGCGTTGAACACTACAAAACGTAAATGGGGAGCAAACGTACAAAAAGTCCGTATCCTTGTTGACGGTAAACCGAAACGAGTTTATGTATCTGCTCGTGCCTTGAAATCAGGTAAAGTAGAGCGCGTATAA
- the plsX gene encoding phosphate acyltransferase PlsX yields the protein MKIAIDAMGGDHAPEQIVLGAMKVVQEYKELEVVLVGDEAEINKYLTDSDRISIIHTNEKITSEDEPVRAVRRKKDASMVLSAVEVKEGRADACISAGNTGALMTTGLLHVGRIKGIDRPALSPTLPTMDGNGFVLLDVGSNMDAKAEHLFQYALMGTVYSQKVRNIDRPRVGLLNVGTEEGKGNELSKKAYTMLKESEHIHFVGNVEARDLLDGIADVVVCDGFSGNLVLKTIEGTAMSIFSMLKEQLMSSMKSKLAAAVLKPQFKALKAKLDYSEYGGAALFGLRAPVIKAHGSSDATAILNAIRQARHMVEHDMVDIITEKASRLEGNEG from the coding sequence ATGAAAATTGCAATTGATGCAATGGGAGGCGACCATGCACCCGAACAAATCGTACTGGGTGCAATGAAGGTGGTCCAGGAATATAAAGAATTAGAAGTGGTATTGGTCGGTGATGAAGCTGAAATCAATAAATACTTGACCGATTCCGATCGAATCTCGATCATACATACGAATGAAAAAATAACGAGTGAAGACGAGCCAGTCCGAGCTGTAAGAAGGAAAAAGGATGCTTCCATGGTCCTCTCAGCTGTGGAAGTGAAAGAAGGAAGAGCGGATGCGTGTATATCCGCTGGAAATACCGGTGCGTTGATGACGACTGGACTGCTTCATGTCGGCCGTATAAAGGGAATCGACCGCCCTGCGCTATCACCCACACTGCCTACCATGGATGGTAATGGGTTTGTATTATTGGATGTCGGCTCGAACATGGATGCCAAAGCAGAGCACTTATTCCAATATGCCTTAATGGGGACTGTCTACAGTCAAAAGGTAAGAAACATCGATCGCCCAAGGGTTGGTCTGCTAAACGTCGGGACTGAAGAAGGCAAAGGAAATGAGCTTTCCAAAAAAGCTTACACGATGCTAAAGGAATCCGAGCATATCCATTTTGTCGGAAATGTGGAAGCGCGTGATCTTCTTGATGGCATTGCAGATGTCGTCGTTTGCGACGGTTTCTCTGGAAACCTTGTCTTGAAAACGATTGAAGGAACAGCTATGTCGATCTTTTCAATGTTGAAGGAACAATTGATGAGCTCAATGAAAAGTAAATTGGCAGCAGCGGTCTTGAAACCACAATTCAAGGCACTGAAAGCAAAATTGGATTATAGTGAGTATGGGGGAGCCGCTTTATTCGGCTTAAGAGCTCCTGTCATAAAAGCACACGGATCCTCGGATGCAACTGCCATCTTGAATGCTATTCGCCAAGCACGCCATATGGTCGAACATGACATGGTCGATATTATTACTGAAAAAGCTTCAAGGCTGGAAGGGAATGAAGGATGA
- the recG gene encoding ATP-dependent DNA helicase RecG, producing the protein MDLNQPVIHVKGIGEARAVELADLNIHTIEDLLMYFPYRYEDFQVKDLTELKQDEKATIEGKVHSEPSLRYYGRKKSRLTVKVLVGKYLLTAVFFNRAFLKKQFTIGQPVTITGKWDQHRLTITGQHVTFSHQESEETIEPVYSVKGDWTVKRVRHVIHQALHQYVQHIEEILPEELRRQYKLIERKQAVQWIHVPQSHEHLKHARRYFVYEELLMFQLKMQWWRKQEKEKTDGKSRALDQEKIQAFVHSLPFPLTGAQQRVTDEILTDLRSPYRMNRLLQGDVGSGKTIVAAISMFALVTAGMQSALMVPTEILAEQHYESMKDLFEKLEIKVELLTSSIKGKRRTEILQRVVEGEVDILIGTHALIQEEVQFKNLGLVITDEQHRFGVNQRKVFRQKGITPDVLFMTATPIPRTLAISAFGDMDVSTIDEMPAGRKPIETYWAKHDMLDRVLAFVEKELRNGRQAYVICPLIEESDKMDFQNAVDVHAQLQQYFTNFNVGLMHGRLAVEEKEDMMTRFSKNEVHILVSTTVVEVGVNVPNATVMVVYDAERFGLSQLHQLRGRVGRGDAQSYCILIADPKTDVGKERMQIMTETNDGFELSQRDLELRGPGDFFGKKQSGLPEFKVADLVHDYRALEVAREDAAKMVNSAAFWEEDTYASLRTWLLSQVEHWEELD; encoded by the coding sequence ATGGATTTGAATCAACCTGTTATTCATGTAAAAGGGATCGGTGAAGCTAGAGCGGTAGAGCTCGCCGATTTGAACATACACACCATAGAAGATCTGCTTATGTATTTTCCTTATCGATATGAAGATTTTCAGGTGAAGGATTTAACTGAGCTTAAGCAAGACGAAAAAGCAACGATAGAAGGGAAGGTTCATAGTGAACCTTCTTTACGCTATTATGGCCGTAAGAAATCAAGGCTGACGGTAAAAGTCCTGGTTGGCAAATATTTATTGACTGCTGTCTTTTTCAACCGTGCCTTTTTGAAGAAGCAATTCACGATCGGACAGCCGGTTACGATTACTGGGAAATGGGATCAACATCGTCTCACGATTACAGGACAGCACGTTACATTCAGCCATCAGGAAAGTGAGGAAACGATTGAACCCGTCTACTCGGTTAAAGGGGATTGGACGGTAAAGCGGGTAAGGCATGTCATCCACCAGGCTTTACATCAATACGTTCAGCACATTGAGGAAATTTTGCCAGAGGAACTCAGAAGACAATACAAATTAATAGAACGGAAGCAGGCTGTCCAGTGGATCCATGTTCCACAAAGCCACGAACATTTAAAACATGCGAGAAGATACTTTGTATACGAAGAACTCCTCATGTTCCAGTTAAAAATGCAATGGTGGCGAAAGCAGGAAAAAGAAAAGACAGATGGAAAATCGCGTGCACTTGATCAGGAAAAAATCCAAGCCTTCGTCCATTCGCTCCCATTCCCATTGACCGGAGCGCAACAAAGGGTTACAGATGAAATCCTTACCGACCTTCGTTCGCCATACAGGATGAACAGATTACTCCAGGGGGATGTCGGTTCTGGAAAAACGATCGTCGCTGCCATCAGTATGTTTGCACTCGTTACAGCTGGCATGCAATCTGCCTTGATGGTACCAACTGAAATACTTGCCGAGCAACATTATGAATCGATGAAAGATTTGTTTGAAAAGCTAGAGATTAAGGTGGAACTCCTTACTAGTTCCATCAAAGGAAAACGTCGAACAGAAATCCTGCAGCGGGTCGTTGAGGGTGAAGTCGATATTTTGATCGGTACGCACGCTCTCATCCAGGAGGAAGTTCAATTCAAAAACCTTGGACTCGTCATTACAGATGAGCAACATCGCTTCGGTGTGAACCAACGGAAGGTTTTCCGTCAGAAAGGGATTACACCTGACGTGTTGTTCATGACGGCTACCCCAATCCCTCGTACATTGGCCATTTCCGCATTTGGTGATATGGATGTGTCGACAATCGATGAAATGCCAGCAGGACGCAAGCCGATTGAAACGTATTGGGCTAAACATGATATGTTGGACCGCGTTTTGGCATTTGTTGAGAAGGAACTTCGAAATGGTAGGCAAGCTTATGTGATTTGCCCACTGATCGAAGAATCCGACAAAATGGATTTCCAGAATGCCGTCGATGTCCACGCGCAACTGCAACAGTATTTCACAAATTTCAATGTAGGTTTGATGCACGGACGTCTTGCAGTAGAGGAAAAGGAAGACATGATGACGCGTTTCAGTAAGAATGAAGTTCACATACTTGTTTCCACGACAGTAGTAGAGGTAGGGGTGAACGTTCCAAATGCCACGGTTATGGTCGTGTATGATGCAGAACGCTTCGGTCTTTCTCAATTGCATCAGCTTAGAGGAAGGGTAGGTCGTGGGGATGCCCAGTCCTATTGCATTCTTATCGCTGACCCTAAGACAGATGTCGGGAAAGAACGCATGCAGATCATGACTGAAACAAATGATGGTTTTGAACTCTCACAACGAGATCTGGAACTTCGTGGACCAGGGGACTTTTTCGGTAAAAAGCAAAGCGGTCTGCCTGAATTTAAGGTTGCCGATCTTGTCCATGATTATCGTGCACTTGAAGTGGCAAGAGAAGATGCTGCGAAAATGGTCAATTCCGCTGCATTCTGGGAAGAGGATACGTATGCCTCTCTCCGTACTTGGCTGTTGAGTCAAGTGGAACACTGGGAAGAGCTTGATTAG
- a CDS encoding DAK2 domain-containing protein, translating to MTVKKLGGKKLSQMFIYGADNLNKNVKMVDALNVFPVPDGDTGTNMNLTITSGVKEVKGLDSDDASVVASSFSKGLLMGARGNSGVILSQLFRGFSKALTGKNEVDTKLFAEALEAGVETAYKAVMKPVEGTILTVAKDSAKKASKAAKKTDDLVSLMEQTLKEAKESLDRTPDLLPVLKEVGVVDSGGQGLVTIYEGFLAVLEGKDLPEVSISGPSMDDLVNAEHHKAQMHMKTEDIHYGYCTEFMVKFKKDKTDQNPFSEDDFRNELNEHGDSLLVVSDEELVKVHIHTEKPGDMLSLAQSYGDLINIKIENMREQHTAILESEKHEPEEKVKAPEKKKPFGIITVSMGSGIEELFKSLGATVVIAGGQTMNPSTEDIVKAIEEAHAEKVIILPNNGNIVMAAEQASSVVDEDVAVVKTKTVPQGISALLAFNPSASLEDNQENMSEAAGEVKSGQVTFAVRDTSIDGVEIKKDDFMGIFDGKIVTAKKTQKEAVEALLADMIDEDDEIVTIIYGEDANQQEAEALEDWITERHPDAEVEIHPGKQPIYSYIISVE from the coding sequence GTGACAGTGAAGAAGTTAGGCGGGAAAAAGCTTTCCCAAATGTTTATCTATGGGGCGGATAACCTGAACAAAAATGTGAAAATGGTTGATGCCCTTAATGTGTTTCCGGTACCAGATGGAGATACCGGTACGAATATGAATTTGACGATCACTTCTGGTGTCAAAGAAGTGAAAGGACTGGATTCAGATGATGCAAGTGTAGTTGCATCATCATTTTCTAAAGGTCTCTTGATGGGGGCTAGAGGAAACTCAGGTGTTATTCTTTCTCAGCTATTCAGAGGGTTTTCTAAGGCGCTCACTGGAAAGAATGAAGTCGATACCAAGCTCTTTGCAGAAGCATTGGAGGCTGGTGTGGAAACGGCATACAAAGCTGTTATGAAACCGGTGGAAGGAACGATCTTGACCGTTGCCAAGGATTCAGCCAAAAAAGCATCCAAGGCAGCCAAAAAGACGGATGACCTTGTTTCATTGATGGAGCAAACGTTGAAAGAGGCAAAAGAATCACTTGATCGTACGCCGGATTTATTACCTGTATTAAAGGAAGTAGGCGTAGTCGATTCTGGTGGACAAGGACTCGTCACGATTTATGAAGGTTTCTTGGCTGTTCTTGAAGGAAAGGACTTACCTGAGGTCAGCATTTCTGGACCATCAATGGATGATTTGGTCAATGCAGAACATCATAAAGCTCAAATGCACATGAAAACAGAAGACATCCATTATGGATACTGTACTGAATTCATGGTGAAATTCAAAAAAGACAAAACGGATCAAAACCCGTTCTCTGAAGATGACTTCCGTAATGAGCTGAATGAGCACGGAGACTCTTTGCTCGTCGTTTCGGATGAAGAACTTGTCAAGGTTCATATACATACGGAAAAGCCGGGCGATATGCTGTCTCTAGCACAATCTTATGGAGATCTGATCAACATCAAGATTGAAAATATGCGTGAACAGCACACCGCGATTCTAGAGAGTGAAAAGCATGAACCTGAAGAGAAAGTTAAAGCACCTGAAAAGAAAAAGCCTTTCGGTATCATTACCGTTTCAATGGGCTCAGGTATTGAAGAATTATTCAAAAGTCTGGGTGCTACAGTCGTGATTGCAGGTGGACAAACGATGAATCCGAGTACGGAAGACATCGTGAAAGCAATTGAAGAAGCTCATGCTGAAAAAGTGATCATTCTTCCGAACAACGGCAACATTGTTATGGCTGCAGAACAAGCTTCATCCGTTGTTGATGAAGATGTAGCTGTCGTTAAGACGAAAACCGTACCACAAGGTATTTCAGCCTTACTGGCGTTCAACCCAAGCGCTTCATTGGAAGACAACCAGGAAAACATGTCTGAAGCTGCTGGAGAAGTGAAGTCAGGGCAAGTTACATTTGCAGTACGCGACACTTCTATTGATGGGGTGGAAATTAAGAAAGATGATTTCATGGGTATTTTTGACGGCAAAATCGTTACCGCGAAGAAAACCCAGAAAGAAGCAGTTGAAGCCCTCTTGGCAGATATGATCGATGAAGATGATGAAATTGTAACGATCATTTATGGTGAGGATGCGAATCAACAAGAGGCTGAAGCGCTTGAAGACTGGATTACAGAACGTCATCCAGATGCTGAGGTCGAAATTCACCCAGGTAAACAACCGATTTACTCTTATATCATTTCTGTTGAATAA
- the fapR gene encoding transcription factor FapR has product MKRNKKERQQLLKETILINPFITDEDLANRFGVSVQTIRLDRLELSIPELRERIKNVAQQQLDEVKALSIEDVIGEIIDLQLDESAISILDIKKEHVFSRHNIARGHHLFAQANSLAVAIINDELALTAKSNIHFTRQVKEGERVVAKASVKEHMSDRTIVQVTSYVEQEKVFEGVFTMFRSNKSSTERT; this is encoded by the coding sequence ATGAAGAGAAATAAGAAGGAACGTCAGCAGTTGTTGAAAGAGACGATCCTGATCAATCCTTTCATAACAGATGAAGACTTGGCCAATCGTTTCGGCGTCAGTGTCCAAACGATCAGGCTCGATCGATTGGAACTTTCCATACCTGAATTAAGGGAAAGGATCAAGAATGTAGCTCAACAACAATTGGATGAAGTGAAAGCACTCTCCATTGAAGATGTAATCGGTGAAATCATCGATCTGCAACTTGATGAATCAGCAATTTCGATCTTGGACATCAAGAAAGAGCATGTTTTTTCCAGGCATAACATTGCAAGGGGCCATCATTTATTTGCACAGGCAAACTCACTAGCTGTTGCCATCATCAATGATGAGCTCGCTTTAACTGCAAAATCGAACATTCATTTCACCCGCCAGGTGAAAGAAGGCGAACGGGTCGTGGCAAAAGCTTCTGTTAAAGAACACATGTCAGACCGCACAATTGTCCAGGTCACCAGTTATGTTGAGCAAGAAAAAGTCTTTGAAGGTGTCTTTACAATGTTCCGTTCGAACAAAAGCAGCACAGAAAGGACGTAA
- the sdaAB gene encoding L-serine ammonia-lyase, iron-sulfur-dependent subunit beta, with amino-acid sequence MKFKSVFDIIGPIMIGPSSSHTAGAARIGRVARSLFGRKPDWVHISFYGSFAKTYKGHGTDVAIVGGILDFDTFDERISESLKIAKKEKIKVKMTEEDALTDHPNTARIRMGDEKGEIEVVGISIGGGKIEITELNGFALRLSGNHPALLVVHNDRYGAIAGVANLLAKLEINIGHMEVGRKDVGSEALMTIEVDQNLEDSVLVEIEKLPHIIKATRIHD; translated from the coding sequence ATGAAGTTCAAAAGCGTATTCGATATCATCGGACCCATTATGATTGGTCCTTCAAGTTCACATACGGCGGGTGCTGCTCGAATTGGACGAGTCGCACGATCCTTGTTCGGCCGTAAGCCGGATTGGGTACATATTTCATTTTACGGTTCCTTTGCCAAGACCTATAAAGGTCATGGGACCGATGTAGCGATTGTAGGCGGGATTTTAGATTTTGATACGTTCGATGAACGGATCAGTGAATCTTTGAAAATCGCTAAAAAAGAGAAAATCAAGGTGAAAATGACAGAAGAGGATGCCTTAACCGATCACCCGAATACTGCCCGTATCCGAATGGGAGATGAAAAAGGTGAAATTGAGGTGGTAGGAATTTCAATCGGAGGAGGAAAGATTGAAATCACAGAACTGAACGGTTTTGCACTCCGATTGTCAGGGAACCATCCCGCGCTTCTTGTTGTTCACAATGATCGATACGGAGCGATTGCCGGTGTAGCGAACCTCCTTGCGAAGCTCGAGATCAATATCGGTCATATGGAGGTCGGAAGGAAAGACGTAGGAAGCGAAGCACTGATGACGATTGAAGTCGATCAGAACCTTGAGGATTCAGTGCTGGTAGAAATCGAAAAGCTGCCTCACATCATTAAAGCGACGAGAATTCATGATTAA
- the spoVM gene encoding stage V sporulation protein SpoVM: MKFYTIKLPKFLGGFVRAILGSFKKG, translated from the coding sequence ATGAAATTTTATACCATCAAGCTGCCGAAGTTTTTAGGAGGATTCGTTAGAGCGATCTTGGGGTCCTTTAAGAAAGGGTAA
- the acpP gene encoding acyl carrier protein, with translation MADVQERITKIIVDRLGVDEEEVKLESFFKEDLGADSLDVVELVMELEDEFDMEISDEDAEKIATVGDVVNYINSHQ, from the coding sequence ATGGCAGACGTTCAAGAGCGTATTACGAAAATCATCGTTGACCGTTTAGGGGTTGATGAGGAAGAAGTGAAGCTTGAATCTTTTTTTAAAGAAGATCTAGGTGCAGACTCTCTAGATGTTGTTGAGCTTGTTATGGAGCTTGAAGATGAATTCGACATGGAGATTTCTGACGAAGATGCAGAAAAAATTGCTACTGTTGGCGATGTAGTAAATTACATAAACAGCCATCAATAG
- the fabD gene encoding ACP S-malonyltransferase, which yields MGKIAFLFPGQGSQQVGMGQDLAEKNESSEAVFKKADERLGYALSDIIKNGPEDKLTRTENTQPALLTTSVAILEAMGKHDIKPDYTAGHSLGEYTALVASGALSFEDAVYAVRKRGMFMEEAVPAGKGAMAAILGMEVDALQTITNRVTEEGDSVQLANLNCPGQIVISGTKEGVEKASEIAKEEGAKRVIPLQVSGPFHSELMKPAAEKMGDVLDELTFSDAAIPVIANVTAKPVTDAEDIKSKLIDQIYSPVRWEETVRYLLDEGVDTFVEIGPGKVLTGLVKKVHRRATTISISDSESLEAAVEKLKEV from the coding sequence ATGGGTAAAATCGCATTTTTATTTCCTGGACAAGGATCCCAGCAGGTGGGAATGGGACAGGATTTAGCGGAAAAGAACGAATCATCTGAAGCGGTGTTCAAAAAAGCGGATGAAAGACTCGGTTATGCGTTATCCGATATCATCAAGAATGGACCGGAAGACAAGCTGACAAGAACTGAGAATACGCAACCAGCATTATTGACTACGAGTGTCGCCATTTTAGAGGCGATGGGAAAACACGACATCAAGCCGGATTATACAGCAGGGCACAGTTTAGGTGAATACACTGCACTTGTCGCTTCTGGAGCACTTTCATTCGAAGATGCTGTTTATGCGGTAAGAAAACGCGGGATGTTCATGGAAGAAGCTGTTCCCGCTGGTAAGGGAGCGATGGCTGCAATACTTGGTATGGAAGTTGATGCGCTTCAAACCATTACGAACCGTGTGACAGAGGAGGGGGATTCCGTTCAATTGGCGAACCTGAATTGTCCGGGGCAAATTGTCATATCAGGTACGAAGGAAGGCGTCGAGAAAGCTTCTGAAATCGCGAAAGAAGAAGGCGCAAAGCGGGTCATCCCTTTACAAGTTAGTGGTCCATTTCATTCAGAACTCATGAAGCCCGCTGCAGAAAAGATGGGTGACGTACTGGATGAATTGACGTTCTCGGATGCAGCTATTCCTGTCATCGCTAATGTCACTGCTAAACCTGTAACGGATGCTGAAGATATCAAATCAAAATTGATAGACCAAATTTATTCCCCTGTCAGATGGGAAGAAACGGTACGGTATTTATTGGATGAAGGTGTGGACACATTCGTCGAGATCGGACCGGGTAAAGTACTGACAGGTCTTGTGAAGAAGGTCCACCGTCGTGCAACGACGATTTCGATATCTGATTCCGAATCGTTGGAAGCAGCAGTCGAAAAGTTGAAGGAGGTATGA
- the sdaAA gene encoding L-serine ammonia-lyase, iron-sulfur-dependent, subunit alpha — translation MFRNVSELVELAVSKDIPISEVMILQEIEVTGRDRETVVELMEKNLDVMEQAVERGIKEGVRSHSGLTGGDAVLLQKYIESGKSLAGKTVLDAVSKAVATNEVNAAMGTICATPTAGSAGVVPGTLFALRDKLNPTREQMVRYLFTSGAFGFVVANNASISGAAGGCQAEVGSATGMAAAAIVELAGGTPEQSAQAMAIALKNMLGLVCDPVAGLVEVPCVKRNAIGASIAITAADMSLAGITSRIPCDEVIDAMYKIGESMPTALKETAQGGLAATPTGRELEAKIYGVPLKKK, via the coding sequence ATGTTCCGAAATGTCAGTGAGTTAGTTGAATTAGCTGTTTCAAAGGATATCCCGATTTCAGAAGTAATGATCCTGCAAGAAATAGAAGTGACCGGGCGGGATCGGGAGACCGTCGTAGAGCTTATGGAAAAAAACCTTGATGTCATGGAACAAGCTGTTGAAAGAGGGATCAAGGAAGGTGTCAGATCACATTCGGGCTTGACTGGCGGAGATGCAGTCCTTTTGCAGAAATATATTGAAAGCGGAAAGAGCCTTGCTGGAAAGACGGTATTGGATGCAGTGAGTAAGGCTGTGGCGACGAATGAAGTGAATGCGGCAATGGGGACGATATGTGCGACACCGACAGCTGGTTCTGCAGGCGTGGTCCCTGGAACTTTATTTGCATTACGTGACAAATTGAATCCAACTCGTGAACAGATGGTACGATACTTGTTCACATCAGGGGCATTCGGTTTTGTTGTCGCCAACAATGCTTCCATTTCAGGTGCTGCTGGTGGATGCCAAGCGGAAGTGGGTTCTGCTACCGGTATGGCAGCTGCCGCAATCGTCGAATTGGCTGGGGGAACACCTGAACAATCTGCACAGGCGATGGCGATTGCATTGAAGAACATGCTTGGACTCGTCTGTGATCCTGTAGCCGGTCTTGTTGAAGTTCCATGTGTGAAACGGAATGCAATAGGTGCAAGCATCGCAATCACAGCTGCGGACATGTCTTTAGCAGGCATTACGAGCCGTATACCATGTGATGAAGTGATTGATGCGATGTATAAGATCGGAGAGTCGATGCCGACAGCATTGAAGGAAACTGCACAAGGAGGGTTAGCGGCAACTCCGACAGGAAGAGAGCTTGAAGCGAAAATATATGGAGTGCCGTTAAAGAAAAAATAA
- a CDS encoding thiamine diphosphokinase gives MKVLIVSGGPETLVPDHFLDDGSVRFVGVDAGVIYLLDRGITPDAGFGDFDSISEKELERIEHAGIHLHTFEKEKDKTDLELAIDWALEQKPRSVYLYGATGGRLDHGIVNIQLLTKGFDNGVHMEVIDRNNRIFLKMPGSYSIWRDDHFPYVSFLPFSEHVTGITLSGFKYSLEEADMKWGSTLCISNELVTKKGTYSFSGGIIMVVRSND, from the coding sequence ATGAAAGTGCTGATTGTATCAGGTGGTCCGGAAACGTTAGTGCCGGATCACTTCTTAGATGATGGAAGCGTAAGGTTCGTTGGAGTCGATGCAGGGGTGATCTATCTTCTTGATCGTGGTATTACGCCTGATGCTGGTTTCGGAGATTTTGATTCCATTTCGGAGAAGGAGCTTGAAAGGATCGAGCACGCAGGAATTCATTTGCATACGTTTGAAAAAGAAAAGGATAAAACCGATCTTGAACTCGCTATTGATTGGGCCCTTGAGCAGAAACCCAGATCCGTATACCTCTACGGTGCTACAGGAGGAAGGCTTGACCACGGAATCGTGAATATTCAACTGTTGACGAAAGGTTTTGACAACGGAGTCCATATGGAAGTGATCGATCGGAACAACCGGATCTTTCTAAAAATGCCAGGATCCTATTCCATCTGGAGGGATGATCATTTTCCTTATGTTTCATTCCTCCCATTTTCTGAACACGTCACGGGTATTACACTTTCTGGATTCAAATATTCCCTCGAAGAAGCGGATATGAAATGGGGGTCCACATTGTGTATCTCAAATGAGCTTGTAACAAAAAAAGGTACTTATTCGTTCAGCGGCGGCATAATTATGGTGGTAAGAAGCAACGACTGA